CTCCTCTCCACACAGGCGAAGCACCATGCCCAGCAGCCAGCCCCGACGCACCTTCCTCCAGACCGCAGCGGCCGGCGCCGTGCTAGCCGGCGCCGCCGGCCGCGCGCAGGCCGCCCCAGCCGCCGCCAGCAGCAGCATGATCCCAGACGGCTCCACAATCCTGTTCCAGGGGGACAGCATCACCGACGCCGGCCGCAAACGCGGCGTCGACCAGGCGAACAACCACGACGCGCTCGGCAACGGCTACGCGTTTCTGGCCGCCGCCGAGCTGCTGGTCGACCGCCCGGACGCCGGGCTGAAGTGCTACAACCGCGGCATCAGCGGCAACAAGGTGCACCAGCTCGCCGAGCGTTGGCAGCAGGACTGCCTGGACCTGAACCCGGACGTGCTGAGCATCCTGATCGGCGTGAACGACATCTGGCACTGGCTCAACGGCGCCTACGACGGCACCATCCAGACCTACCGCGACGACTACCGCCGGCTGCTCGAGAGCACCAAGCAGCAGCTGCCGAGCGTCCGCCTGGTGATCTGCGAGCCGTTCGTCCTCAAGACCGGCGCCGTGGGCGACAATTGGTTCCCCAAGTTCGACGAGTTCCGCGCCGCCGCCAAGGAACTGGCCGACGAGTTCGCCGACGCGTGGGTCCCGTTCCAGGGCATGTTCGACCAGGCGGTCAAGCTCGCCAAGCCGAGCCACTGGGCCGGCGACGGCGTGCACCCCTCCGCCGCCGGCGCCGCGATGATGGCCCACGCCTGGCGGAAGGCGGTCGACGCGGGATGACCGACCGCCAGACACAGCTCGAGGAGCTGCTCGCCCACCAGCAGCGGATGCTCGACGAACTCAACAGCGTCGTGACCGGACTGCGGAACGAGCTCGACCTGGCCAACCTCGAGCGGACCAAGCTCAAGACCACCGTCGCCCGCTTGGTGGAGCACTACGAGGCCGCCGACGGCGGCCCCGACGAGAAGCCGCCGCATTACTAGGCGCTGGTTGCTGGCGCTGGGCGCTGGTTGGTGGACCACCGTCCGCCCGCTTTCGCCCCGCGTGTCGCTAGCGCCCGCCTACCAGCGCCCAGCGCCCCTCGCCAATGCCCCGCACGCGACTCGCCCCCTCGCCGACCGGAGCGCTGCACCTGGGCAACGTGCGCACGTTCCTGGTGAACTGGGCGATCGCCCGGCAGCACGGCTGGGAAGTCGTGCTGCGGATCGAGGACCTCGACGGCCCGCGCATCAAGGAGCAGGCCGCCCGCGACCTCATCGCCACGCTCGGCTGGCTCGGCATGGACTGGGACGAGGGGCCGCTGTACCAAACAGCCGACCCGGCACCGTACCGCGCGGCGCTCGACCGCCTGGCCCAGCAGGGCGATATCTACCCCTGCGCGTGCACCCGCAGCCAGATCGCCGCCGACAGCCTGTCGGCCCCGCACGGCGACCAGCACGAGCTGCGGTACAGCGGCCGCTGCCGGCCCGACCACCCGACCCCGCTGCCCGCCTGGTCGGCCGGCGAAGGCCAGGCGTGGCGGGTCCGCGTCCCCGAGGGCCAGCAAACCTTCGACGATGTGTTCTGCGGCCCGCAGACCGCGTCGATCGACGCGGCCGTGGGCGACTTCCTGGTTTCCACCAAGGGCGGCGCCCCCAGCTACCAGCTGGCCGTCGTGGTCGACGACGCCCGGCAGCGCATCGATCAGGTGGTCCGCGGCGACGACCTGCTCACCTCCACGCCGCGTCAGGAGCTGCTCTACGAGAAGCTCGGCGCCGGCCCGCCGCCTACTTGGACGCACCTGCCGCTGGTCGTCGGCCCGGACGGCCGCCGCCTAGCCAAGCGCCACGGCGACACCCGCGTCGACAGCTACCGCCAACAGGGCGTGCGGCCCGAACGCGTGGTGGGCATGATCGCCTCGTGGAGCGGGCTGGAAGGTCGCGAGGAACTCTCCGCGGCTGAGTTCGCCACCGCGTTCAAGCTCGCCAGGCTGCCGCGCGAGCGGGTGACGTTTACGCCCGAGGATGACGCGTGGTTGCTGGGGTAATCGTTTGGGCGCAGGTAATTCACGATGAGGAAGAGAGTTAGGTCGTACTCCATCGTGATTCATTTTGGACGCGATCGCACGCGGGACAGTACCACATCGTTGCCGTAGTCCGCTCATAGGATTCGCACACCATCACTTGGCTCAACCTGGCGTGAGGAAAAGACGACGCCTTCTCGGCGAGGAATTCCGGAACATAGTCGATACATCCTCGAAAGACGGGGACTTCCTCTGGGACGAGCTCCATTTCGTGCACTTCGCAAATCCTCCAACTGGACTAAAGGTCTTCGACCGACATGTTGCAATCGGGGTGAGAGGACAAGAATGACCTCCAAAGGTCCTGCTGCCAAAACCTAAGCCTCTCTCTTGCTGAACAGTTGCGGTGCAACGCTTTGACAAACTTCCTGAAGGTCTCGGGACCCGTGAATTTCTTGAATCGTGCTCTAAGTTCACCTGGTGGAGTCATCGATTACGCTTTCGTAGACGAGCCTTGAGAATCGTGGCTTGACCTTACCATTCTCTCAAATCCAAAGCGTTTGCCGCCACCTTCCGCAGTACGAACGTCAAGTTCCGCATGAAGCCGGAATCGCAGGTCTCCCTCAAATGATCGCGCCATGCTTTTAGGTGGTAGCGATGCTTGGCGGCAATGCAACAATCGTCATGCTTGAGGTTCTGCATCCTACGGCAGACAATACTGAGCAGCACAACGCTTTCTCTCACTCGTTAGCGACATGAGCGAGTGCAGACGCCGTGCCCCGGAACTCAACCGATGGAATACATCGCGTTAATCCACAAGAACGCCGATTCAGCGCCAACCTCCGATGAGTGGGACCGATTCTTCGAACTAGCGACCGCAACTGGCATGTTCCGGGGCGGAAGTGAGATTGGGGCCCGGTTATCACTGGGAATGAAACAGGTTGAGGACAGCACGCTGAACTTGGTCGGCTTCATGCGGTTCGAAGCCTACGACTCAGCTCAGCTGAAGGAACTGCTCCTCAAGCATCCCGTGATACAACACGGTGGGACGATCGAACTGTGCGAGATGCCTCAATCACCGCGCACAGGCGAAGTCGATCGCTAGGTTTGCGAGTTACAGCGCAGCCCCAGCCCGCATCGCTTCCTCGCTCCGAAGGGGCGCCCGGCTACTCCACTCCGAGAATTCGTCGCAGCGACGCAAGGTCGGGTGTACTCGAGTCTATGAAGATGACGTCCTCAGCGATTCCAGTTGCTGTATCGCCAATCCCAACAACAAACTCCCGTCCCGTGGCGGCACTAACTTCAGCAAGGAACGCGGCCGTCGCTTCTATGTCTTCGTACCAGCGTTGGGGCTCCATGCCAGGGGCGGGAATCGCGATATTGATGCCGAGGTCCCAATCCGGCAGGTCGTCTGGACCTAGCGACGGATCATCGGGATCGCCCTTGGTGTTGACGAGTTTCACATCGGAGCAGACCCACGATCGTGAGTTGAGGAAAGCCGAGAGCCTGTTGATCAAATCGGCTTCGACATCAATCAGGTCACTGCCGTCGACGTACGCGTAAATGACGTGTTGTGACATGTGTCAGAGCTACCTGCGGATTGGATGGCGTCTTCCTAATCAAACAGTTCCGTTCAGTTTCCGCCTGCTCTAAAACCTCAGACTTTG
This genomic interval from Posidoniimonas corsicana contains the following:
- the gluQRS gene encoding tRNA glutamyl-Q(34) synthetase GluQRS; the protein is MPRTRLAPSPTGALHLGNVRTFLVNWAIARQHGWEVVLRIEDLDGPRIKEQAARDLIATLGWLGMDWDEGPLYQTADPAPYRAALDRLAQQGDIYPCACTRSQIAADSLSAPHGDQHELRYSGRCRPDHPTPLPAWSAGEGQAWRVRVPEGQQTFDDVFCGPQTASIDAAVGDFLVSTKGGAPSYQLAVVVDDARQRIDQVVRGDDLLTSTPRQELLYEKLGAGPPPTWTHLPLVVGPDGRRLAKRHGDTRVDSYRQQGVRPERVVGMIASWSGLEGREELSAAEFATAFKLARLPRERVTFTPEDDAWLLG
- a CDS encoding SlyX family protein, with translation MTDRQTQLEELLAHQQRMLDELNSVVTGLRNELDLANLERTKLKTTVARLVEHYEAADGGPDEKPPHY
- a CDS encoding SGNH/GDSL hydrolase family protein, whose protein sequence is MPSSQPRRTFLQTAAAGAVLAGAAGRAQAAPAAASSSMIPDGSTILFQGDSITDAGRKRGVDQANNHDALGNGYAFLAAAELLVDRPDAGLKCYNRGISGNKVHQLAERWQQDCLDLNPDVLSILIGVNDIWHWLNGAYDGTIQTYRDDYRRLLESTKQQLPSVRLVICEPFVLKTGAVGDNWFPKFDEFRAAAKELADEFADAWVPFQGMFDQAVKLAKPSHWAGDGVHPSAAGAAMMAHAWRKAVDAG